AACATTCAGACGATCAAAGCTAGCTTGAATATCTTCGGCACGTGCTTGACGAAGTGCGGGAGCCTGAGACAAATAGTTTAAAGAAAAAGAAACTCCAGTTCCCCATTCTTTAAGGCCATAAGATATCAGCTCAGCTTCAGCCTGCAGGCGTCTCTGACCAGCTTTATAAATTCGAGCAAGGACAAGCTGATGAACAAGTACAAAGCCAATTCCCAACGTAGGCACTAATGCAACAGCAATACCTACTGTCAGTTGATCTCGAATTGAGGAAACATGCAGCCGTGAGAAGAGGCTATCTAGAAAACGATGACGTTCTTTTGGTTGCAGCTTAGTCATCCCAAAAGTGTAAGATCAGAACAAAAGTCATGCAACACTCTCGTATCAATGTCGCAGCTTGAAAACAAGAAGATTGACACCATGCATTAACGAAAAGACCAAAGAGCGTCAACTTTTTGTCGTCCGGACGATCCCAGCAAAAAGCGCCTAGGGAGGATAGCTTCATAAGCAGGATCAACCGAATCACCAATCAATACAAACTTGAATTGGATTTGCTGGCCAACACTGGCGTTAAAGGCGACTTCACAAATCCAAGTGTTCTGATTGACATATTCCATTCCATAGCCGCAATCAAGATCCCAGATTCCAAGTTCAGGACAATCACCTAACAAAATCACAGACTGGCCAGGTAACGTCTCCAATCCATTGAGCTGAAAGGTCACCACGAGAGTACCGTCGACACGTTGCCCCGCGGAACTGAAAAGATAGGCACCAGCGCTTGGGACGTTGAGATGGATTTTTCCATCCACAGCAAAGAGTTGCTCATTCGTTAAAATACAAGACAATTGCTTGGAACGAAGAGGGCCAGGCAAATCCAAGACAATATTAGTCTGCGGGCCTTTATTCAATACACATAAAGCAAATGAGTCACGATAAGAACGAAGAAATGCGTAAATATTCTCAGATAAATACAACTGGCGATGTGACCCAAAAGTAAGAGCTTGATTGCTTCTTCGTGTAGAGATTAATTTCTGAATCAGAGAAAAGCCTGAACTTGTAATGTCCCACGATTCCATCATAGGTCTGTTATATGGATCACCCCCGCCATCTGTTTGATTGACAAGATATTGCTCTGTACCATAAAAAATACAGGGAACTCCGCGAAGACAGAAGAGCAATATCAAAGCTTGTTCTAATGAGCGCTCATCATCACAGACAGACAAAAATCGAGGCATATCATGGTTATCAATAAACGTCACAAGCTCGTTCGCTCTGTGATAGACATGGTCATACGTCAACAAAGTTTCTATTAACTGGAAACCACCTGGCTCTTGACCAGAAAAAGCAAATCGAATCGCATCACATAAGCCAAAATCAAGAATTGACATTCCTGATTGATTGGCATAATCCACAGTTCTCTGCTCCCAAGGCTTTCCGAAACCATATTCGCCGAACAAAAACAACTCTGGCTTGTAAGCCTTCATATCAGCTGTAAATTCCTGCCAAAACCAGATAGGCATGTGCTTGATAGTATCAATACGCAATGCGTCAACGCCCAAATCAAGCCATTCAATAATTGCAGATTTAATATATTTCCTGTATTCCGGGTTGCGCTCATTAAAGGTGGCAAGTCCGCACATCTCGCCATTGATCAATTGATACTCATCCTCCCAATCGGTAATCTCAGCGTTATGGTGATAAAATCCACTAACGTCATTATTAAAATCGCACAAAAGATTACCATCATCAAACACAATACCCTTGGATCCGTTCACATCAGGTGAGCTGTGGTTACAAACGACATCAAGAACAAGCTTAATGTCATTGGCATGAAGAGCATCAACAAGTTGACATAATGTAGAGGAATTATGAAGACTATTAGGCTCATCAGTAGGCAAGAATCTAGGATTAATTCGCTTGAAGTCTTTTGTCCAATAACCATGCATTGGTGCACGGTCAAATTGCATATCGTCAACCTGCTCAAACAGAGGTGAAAGCCAGACTGCTGTAATTCCAAGCTGTTTAAGATATGGAATTTTTTCGATAATTCCCTTAAGATTTCCACCCCAATATTTTCCCCATTGCGTCCAAGTCTTGTCATATAAGCCCTGTTTTGAACCTCGGTCCCAGACTCCTTGTCTCTCCTCTTCATCGCTGGTAGCGTCATAAAAGCGATCGACGATAAGAAAGTAGATCACCTCCTCTCGAAATTCACGCTCAGTGATGAACAGACCACGCGTGGTCTGATCAAGCCCAGATGTTGAAAATTGAAGATTCATTGTTCAAAGCAAATGGGTGAAAAGATAGAGAAGGCGCGGGAATGCTCTGACAGTTACAATGATTCAAAACAAATCAAGCTGTCAAATTAAGAGGATAAAGACATCACATGTAAAGAAGACATCGTAAAGAGTCGCGTGGAACTACCAAGAATAGACGAGTTGCACAAGTAGCACATTAAAAATCACCTGGCAAACGTGAGAGTACGCTTAAAGACAATTGTATTCTCGCAATCATGGCAATTACCGAAGCGTTAGACACAAGCAAGAGGTAGAGGCAAGGCTCCTCTACTTATTTTTAGATTTGAACGAATAAAAAAGAAAACTGTATCAACGTCAACACAAAGAGACCATGCCAGAAGTGTCTATTAATTTTTTTTGCAAACAAGTCGCCAGCAGAGTCTATCGCTAATGTTGAATTGGCTTGGTCATTTGGAGCATTAAATTGACCCACAAAGTTCTAGTGCTAATTGAAGAGCATTATGACGAAACTGAGTTTAATGTCTTCAATGACTTCTTCCCAAGCAATGGCATCGAAGTTGAATATGCTTCGTACCTATGGGGAAATGATTCATTAACGTTTGAAGGGAACGACAAAACGAGCAAAGTCGAGGTTACGCAATGCGTTAGCAAGACCAATTTAAGTAACTACAAAGGTCTGATTCTCATTGGTGGATATGCCATGGATCGACTGCGCTACGAAGAAAAGTGCAAAGCAGTCAATCAAGCACCTGCTGTTGTTCTGCTACGCAAAGCAGTTGAGATGATGGATCAAGGATCAATAGCAATTGGGACCATCTGCCATTCGCTTTGGCTATTTTGTGCAGATCCGAGACTAATTAAAGGAAGAGAAGTGACATGCGCACATAATATTGTCTGCGATGTCGAAAACGCCGGTGGAAAAATAATTAATACGTCTGGGACCAATGTTGAGTTACATCAACAAGGATTATTGATTACAGGAAAACATCCAGGCTGCGTTGATGTTTTCGTAAAAGCTTTTAAGGATGCTATTGAAGCGATCTGATTTTCGACGAGAAGTCTAAAGCCACATTCACTCTCAAACAATGAACGACCTTTCCTTCACTTTCTCTGATCTGATCTCTGGGTACGTCACCTCGTACAACGAGAATGAAAAACTCATCGGAATTAAAACTTCAGATGGAAGAGAATTTGAGGCAAAGCTCACAGGTAATTCGTACGCGAAATTAAGCCAAAACTTAGGTGAAAGCTGGCCTGATCGATCAGGTCAACTAGACAAGCTCTTAGTTCCAGGGCAAATGATCTTTGTCTATGGAACTTTCTTCCCAGAAGACAAAGTCAAATTTGAAGTGAATTACATCATCTTTGCAGGTGATGCAAGGGATGAGTATCGCTATGCCGATGAGCAAGGCTGGTGGATCAAACAAATCGATCAAATCGCATCATCCTATTGTGAGTGGCAATTCAATGCTCCAGAACAGGATATTGATTACAATAACTATCGAACAATCATTAACCTGACAGGGGGGAAAGAAGAAGAGGACTATCTCCAGGAAACAGACACAATTTCCAGGATGGTTTACGGCATGGCATGCGCATATATGTTGACTGGAAAAGATTTATATTTAGATGCAGCTGAAAAAGGAACCGAATATTTACGAGACAAGATGCGCTTCACGGACACTGATACAGGTTTAATCTACTGGTATCACGGTCAGAAAGTCAGCAGTGGCGGTGAAGAGCAAAAGTTATTAGTTTCAGAATTCGGTGATGACTATGACTGCATTCCGGCTTACGAACAAATCTATGCTTTAGCTGGTCCAGTTCAAACCTATCGAATCACTGGAGATCCACAAATTCTCCGAGATGCTGAAAAAACCGTTGATTTGTTCGACGAATGTTTTAAAGACAAAGAAAAAGGTGGATATTACTCGCATATTCATGCTGTAACACTCAGTGCGCACGATAAAAGCTTAGGCCGCAATCAGGCGAAAAAGAACTGGAACTCCGTTGGTGACCATGCGCCCGCGTATCTCATCAATTTATGGCTGGCGACTGGCGAAGAGCGATACAAGACGATGCTCGAGGATACATTCGATACGATTACGAGTCATTTCCCAGACTACGACGAAAGTCCCTTTGTCCAGGAAAAATTCTTCGACGATTGGAGCAAAGACCAAACATGGGGATGGCAACAGAATCGCGCGGTTGTTGGGCACAACCTCAAAATAGCCTGGAATTTAATGAGGTTTTATGCCGAAATGGGCAAAGACAAGTATGTTGAGATCGCACAAAAAATAGCGTCTTTAATGCCTAAGGTGGGTTACGACGCTCAAAGGTTTGGATGGTACGACGTTGTTGA
This region of Synechococcus sp. NOUM97013 genomic DNA includes:
- a CDS encoding alpha-amylase family glycosyl hydrolase yields the protein MNLQFSTSGLDQTTRGLFITEREFREEVIYFLIVDRFYDATSDEEERQGVWDRGSKQGLYDKTWTQWGKYWGGNLKGIIEKIPYLKQLGITAVWLSPLFEQVDDMQFDRAPMHGYWTKDFKRINPRFLPTDEPNSLHNSSTLCQLVDALHANDIKLVLDVVCNHSSPDVNGSKGIVFDDGNLLCDFNNDVSGFYHHNAEITDWEDEYQLINGEMCGLATFNERNPEYRKYIKSAIIEWLDLGVDALRIDTIKHMPIWFWQEFTADMKAYKPELFLFGEYGFGKPWEQRTVDYANQSGMSILDFGLCDAIRFAFSGQEPGGFQLIETLLTYDHVYHRANELVTFIDNHDMPRFLSVCDDERSLEQALILLFCLRGVPCIFYGTEQYLVNQTDGGGDPYNRPMMESWDITSSGFSLIQKLISTRRSNQALTFGSHRQLYLSENIYAFLRSYRDSFALCVLNKGPQTNIVLDLPGPLRSKQLSCILTNEQLFAVDGKIHLNVPSAGAYLFSSAGQRVDGTLVVTFQLNGLETLPGQSVILLGDCPELGIWDLDCGYGMEYVNQNTWICEVAFNASVGQQIQFKFVLIGDSVDPAYEAILPRRFLLGSSGRQKVDALWSFR
- a CDS encoding DJ-1/PfpI family protein encodes the protein MVIWSIKLTHKVLVLIEEHYDETEFNVFNDFFPSNGIEVEYASYLWGNDSLTFEGNDKTSKVEVTQCVSKTNLSNYKGLILIGGYAMDRLRYEEKCKAVNQAPAVVLLRKAVEMMDQGSIAIGTICHSLWLFCADPRLIKGREVTCAHNIVCDVENAGGKIINTSGTNVELHQQGLLITGKHPGCVDVFVKAFKDAIEAI
- a CDS encoding AGE family epimerase/isomerase, which codes for MNDLSFTFSDLISGYVTSYNENEKLIGIKTSDGREFEAKLTGNSYAKLSQNLGESWPDRSGQLDKLLVPGQMIFVYGTFFPEDKVKFEVNYIIFAGDARDEYRYADEQGWWIKQIDQIASSYCEWQFNAPEQDIDYNNYRTIINLTGGKEEEDYLQETDTISRMVYGMACAYMLTGKDLYLDAAEKGTEYLRDKMRFTDTDTGLIYWYHGQKVSSGGEEQKLLVSEFGDDYDCIPAYEQIYALAGPVQTYRITGDPQILRDAEKTVDLFDECFKDKEKGGYYSHIHAVTLSAHDKSLGRNQAKKNWNSVGDHAPAYLINLWLATGEERYKTMLEDTFDTITSHFPDYDESPFVQEKFFDDWSKDQTWGWQQNRAVVGHNLKIAWNLMRFYAEMGKDKYVEIAQKIASLMPKVGYDAQRFGWYDVVERVLGENEKYHRYAWHDRKAWWQQEQGILAYLILQGHMPENQDYKKYAEESAAFYNAFFLDNNDGGVYFNVLANGVPYLVGTERYKGSHSMSAYHSTELCFLSTVYIDLMIKKRPLDLYFKPMPNGFKDRLLRVEPDILPKGSLYIGKCEIDGQEHTDYDSQSMTIKLPEADHRLKVKVTISTK